One genomic window of Actinoalloteichus hoggarensis includes the following:
- a CDS encoding DegV family protein: MTVAVVTDSTAYLPEGFAERRGVRVVPLHVLVDGRSLRDGVDMGAAELAADLRAHRQVTTSRATPVEFAAVYRELLRDGAKEIVSIHLSSELSGTWDAAWFAAEEVGSDRVQVIDSRSTGMGLGFAVLVAADAARSGATGGEVARVAERTAARTRTFFCLDTLEHLRRGGRIGTAAAFVGTALAVRPLLHVDDGRIVPLEKVRTSTRALSRLVDHVAEAAGPGQTGVAVHHLDAPERAVELAARIEERVPGCRACLISELGAVVGAHTGPGVLGAVVLPGGPDGAG, translated from the coding sequence GTGACCGTGGCCGTCGTGACCGATTCCACCGCCTACCTGCCCGAGGGTTTCGCGGAGCGCAGGGGTGTGCGGGTGGTGCCGCTGCACGTGCTGGTGGATGGTCGATCGCTGCGGGACGGCGTGGACATGGGCGCGGCCGAGCTCGCCGCCGACCTGCGAGCACATCGCCAGGTGACGACCTCCCGCGCAACTCCCGTCGAGTTCGCCGCCGTCTATCGCGAACTGCTGCGCGACGGGGCGAAGGAGATCGTCTCCATCCATCTGTCCTCAGAACTCTCCGGAACCTGGGACGCGGCCTGGTTCGCGGCCGAGGAGGTCGGTTCCGATCGCGTGCAGGTGATCGACTCTCGGTCCACCGGGATGGGCCTCGGCTTCGCCGTCCTCGTGGCGGCCGACGCGGCACGGTCGGGCGCGACGGGCGGCGAGGTGGCACGCGTCGCCGAACGGACGGCCGCCCGCACGAGGACGTTCTTCTGCCTGGACACTCTGGAACACCTGCGGCGTGGTGGCCGCATCGGCACGGCCGCGGCGTTCGTGGGCACCGCGCTGGCCGTGCGTCCCCTGCTGCACGTCGACGACGGGCGGATCGTGCCGCTGGAGAAGGTTCGCACCTCGACGCGGGCGCTGAGCCGACTGGTCGATCACGTCGCCGAGGCGGCGGGGCCGGGGCAGACGGGTGTCGCCGTTCACCATCTCGACGCTCCGGAACGTGCCGTGGAGCTGGCGGCGAGGATCGAGGAACGGGTGCCCGGCTGTCGTGCGTGTCTGATCTCGGAACTCGGCGCGGTGGTGGGTGCGCATACCGGGCCGGGCGTGCTCGGCGCCGTCGTCCTCCCCGGTGGCCCCGACGGCGCGGGCTGA
- the octT gene encoding diglucosylglycerate octanoyltransferase, translating to MSRVEPARGTLLVLGDSLAFHGPRGPHPSDEARLWPNVAAARFGATTELIAGLGWTARDAWWALTRDPRCWAALPRTRAVILAVGSMDTLPSPLPTALREAMRYLRPDGLRRRVRAGYRRLQPSLVRMLDGRPVALPPRLTVRYLEDCRAAIAALRPDLPVIAMLPSVHRAAEYALVHTGHARAVAAVRSWGARTDTPLIDLPTLVRGHLDAGSGNPDGLHWGWQAHQDVGVAVAELLTATAGRDRAVRLDDAVGARPIDVACAPDHGGSPPTAQRALG from the coding sequence GTGAGTCGGGTGGAGCCGGCGAGGGGAACTCTGCTGGTGCTGGGTGACTCCCTCGCCTTCCACGGACCACGCGGGCCGCATCCGTCCGACGAGGCGAGGCTGTGGCCGAACGTCGCCGCTGCGCGTTTCGGGGCGACCACCGAGCTGATCGCGGGACTCGGGTGGACGGCACGGGACGCCTGGTGGGCACTGACCCGCGACCCGAGGTGCTGGGCGGCGCTCCCGCGGACGCGGGCGGTGATCCTCGCCGTGGGCAGCATGGACACTCTCCCCTCACCACTGCCGACCGCGCTGCGGGAGGCGATGCGGTATCTGCGCCCCGACGGCCTGCGACGTCGAGTCCGTGCGGGCTACCGGCGGCTGCAGCCGAGCCTGGTCCGGATGCTGGACGGCAGACCGGTGGCGCTTCCGCCGCGATTGACGGTGCGCTACCTGGAGGACTGCCGGGCGGCGATCGCCGCGCTGCGTCCGGACCTGCCGGTGATCGCGATGCTCCCCTCGGTGCATCGGGCGGCCGAGTACGCCCTGGTCCACACCGGGCATGCGCGGGCGGTCGCGGCGGTCCGGAGCTGGGGGGCACGCACCGACACCCCGCTGATCGACCTCCCCACGCTGGTGCGAGGCCACCTCGACGCAGGATCGGGCAACCCCGACGGGCTGCACTGGGGTTGGCAGGCCCACCAGGACGTGGGTGTCGCCGTGGCGGAGCTGCTGACCGCGACCGCCGGTCGTGACCGTGCCGTCCGGCTGGACGACGCCGTCGGCGCGCGGCCGATCGACGTCGCGTGCGCGCCTGATCACGGCGGCAGCCCGCCGACTGCTCAGCGAGCCCTGGGATAG